The Henckelia pumila isolate YLH828 chromosome 2, ASM3356847v2, whole genome shotgun sequence genome includes a window with the following:
- the LOC140885098 gene encoding NDR1/HIN1-like protein 2 has product MEDRNGPVTGYPVPTHNGPSAAAYPYAAGPPPPNSYYNYQPNPYHHQQQYYQPQRASCLRCIFAFVVGICLIFGITTFIMWLVLRPQLPDFHVDSFSLSNLTFTNGSSRVFLISEIQLTARNPNSKLSLSYDHVETAVYYKLESLSKTVISPFSQETRKETSVVAKFAGDGDFVEKWVVDGVNGEIGKNANVGLNLRIVSWINLESKAWKSRNILKVFCANLAVGIPTNGKPGGLIGGPRPCRVGI; this is encoded by the coding sequence ATGGAGGACCGCAATGGGCCGGTCACCGGCTATCCCGTCCCCACCCACAACGGCCCATCCGCCGCCGCATATCCTTACGCCGCCGGTCCTCCTCCTCCTAATTCCTACTACAATTACCAGCCCAACCCTTATCATCACCAGCAGCAATATTACCAGCCCCAGCGAGCTTCGTGTCTCCGCTGCATCTTCGCCTTCGTGGTAGGAATCTGCCTCATCTTCGGCATAACCACCTTCATCATGTGGCTCGTTCTCCGCCCTCAGCTACCGGATTTCCATGTGGATTCCTTCTCCCTCTCCAATCTCACCTTCACCAACGGATCGTCACGCGTTTTCTTGATCTCCGAAATCCAGCTCACGGCGAGGAACCCTAACAGCAAATTGTCACTCTCCTACGATCACGTGGAGACCGCCGTCTATTACAAATTGGAGTCGCTATCGAAGACCGTGATCTCGCCGTTTTCACAAGAGACGAGGAAAGAGACATCTGTGGTGGCGAAATTCGCAGGCGATGGGGATTTCGTGGAGAAATGGGTGGTGGATGGGGTGAATGGAGAGATCGGAAAGAACGCGAATGtgggtttgaatttgaggattGTTTCGTGGATCAACTTGGAGTCCAAGGCGTGGAAGAGTAGGAATATTTTGAAGGTGTTCTGCGCCAATTTGGCCGTCGGGATCCCCACCAACGGAAAGCCCGGCGGGCTGATTGGCGGCCCACGCCCTTGTCGTGTCGGAATTTGA